A single region of the Hippopotamus amphibius kiboko isolate mHipAmp2 chromosome 6, mHipAmp2.hap2, whole genome shotgun sequence genome encodes:
- the LOC130854856 gene encoding RNA-binding protein with multiple splicing 2-like, with product MAHPRSEKRQRREPLRLGSSSQCLPGLRPSPPPAPTKRNAAPARPAAAPLTAARAPHRHPARHPCSAPLPAPLPASQLGPGAALALRVPFPSPPPPHRTPSTTSNLEPDCERSTRAGSGSSRILEQEVRTLRASGLPVDIKPRELYPLFASFKGYEGSLIKLTSRQPVGFVIFDSRAGAEASKNALKGVRFDPENPQTLSLEFAKANTKMAKNKLRATPNPTNAHPALGAHFSLRDPYELMGVALIPTSPGAWAPYPLYTTELTPATSPAALTYPVAKAAAAAAAAAAASLQVRWYPVSDTTQQGWKSSHFC from the exons ATGGCCCATCCACG CAGTGAGAAAAGGCAGAGGCGGGAGCCCCTCCGGCTGGGCTCAAGTTCCCAGTGCCTCCCCGGCCTCAGGCCCTCCCCGCCTCCAGCACCCACCAAACGTAATGCGGCTCCAGCCCGACCCGCGGCTGCCCCTCTCACCGCCGCGCGcgccccccaccgccaccctgCCCGGCATCCCTGCAGCGCACCGCTCCCCGCGCCCCTTCCCGCTTCCCAGCTTGGGCCCGGAGCCGCGCTCGCCCTCCGCGTTCCCTTCCCCtcgccacctccaccccaccgCACCCCCAGCACCACGAGTAACCTGGAGCCGGACTGCGAGCGCAGCACCCGCGCGGGCTCGGGCTCCAGCCGCATCCTGGAGCAGGAGGTCCGGACACTGCGCGCCAGTGGCCTCCCTGTGGACATCAAACCCAGAGAGCTCTACCCGCTTTTCGCGTCGTTCAAGGGGTATGAAGGGTCCCTGATCAAGCTCACATCAAGGCAGCCTGTTGGTTTTGTGATCTTTGACAGCCGGGCAGGAGCAGAAGCCTCGAAGAATGCGTTGAAAGGTGTTCGCTTTGATCCTGAGAACCCTCAGACCCTGAGTCTAGAGTTTGCCAAAGCCAACACCAAGATGGCCAAGAACAAGCTGAGGGCTACACCAAATCCCACCAACGCTCACCCCGCCCTAGGAGCACACTTCAGCTTACGGGACCCCTACGAGCTGATGGGGGTCGCTCTCATCCCCACATCCCCAGGGGCCTGGGCCCCCTACCCTCTGTACACCACAGAGCTGACCCCAGCCACCTCACCTGCTGCGCTCACCTACCCCGTTGCCAAGgctgccgctgccgctgccgccgccgccgccgcctccctaC AGGTGCGCTGGTACCCTGTCTCTGACACCACCCAGCAAGGATGGAAATCTAGTCATTTCTGTTAA